From the Natrarchaeobaculum aegyptiacum genome, one window contains:
- a CDS encoding uroporphyrinogen-III synthase, with protein sequence MTDRPAVAVFRPADERLASAVSTLEDLGAAPVADPMLAIEPTGYSPREDADYAILTSTTGVDLAREADWDSDTATVCAIGPRTADALEAAGHTVDVVPEEYTSSGMVTALREEVDGARVEIARSDHGSSVLPDGLADAGAYVHETALYRLVRPDGSGHSADRAADGDLAAACFTSPLTVEHFLEAADARGIDDISAALEDVVVGVIGGPTRERAADLGVDVDVIPGEATFDALAEETLEAVRS encoded by the coding sequence ATGACTGACCGACCGGCCGTCGCCGTCTTCCGCCCCGCCGACGAGCGCCTCGCGTCCGCCGTCTCGACGCTCGAAGACCTGGGCGCAGCGCCGGTCGCCGACCCGATGCTCGCGATCGAACCGACCGGCTACTCGCCCCGCGAGGACGCCGACTACGCGATCCTCACGAGTACAACTGGCGTCGACCTCGCCCGCGAGGCCGACTGGGACTCCGACACGGCGACCGTCTGTGCGATCGGCCCCCGGACCGCCGACGCACTCGAGGCGGCCGGCCACACGGTCGACGTCGTCCCCGAGGAGTACACCTCGAGCGGCATGGTCACCGCGCTCCGCGAGGAGGTCGACGGCGCACGCGTCGAGATCGCCCGCAGCGATCACGGCAGTTCGGTCCTCCCCGACGGTCTCGCTGACGCGGGCGCGTACGTCCACGAGACCGCCCTCTACCGACTCGTCAGGCCAGACGGCAGCGGCCACTCGGCCGACCGCGCTGCCGACGGCGACCTCGCAGCCGCCTGCTTCACCTCGCCGCTGACCGTCGAGCATTTCCTCGAGGCCGCCGACGCTCGCGGAATCGACGATATCAGCGCGGCACTCGAAGACGTCGTCGTCGGCGTCATCGGCGGCCCGACCCGCGAGCGCGCCGCCGATCTCGGCGTCGACGTCGACGTCATCCCGGGCGAAGCGACCTTCGACGCGCTGGCCGAAGAAACGCTCGAGGCCGTCCGCTCGTAA
- a CDS encoding DUF5783 family protein, with the protein MADFDPEKFEDKYVHYFPELQQAYKNAFNRMNDEYDSTLVHAIDQQVLNESEPFYEESPEQRSVDDSSGDEPREPDGEFRIDLPDDPYDRLTGVAVDREEFETVLEIHVEEIEHELRRIFGFE; encoded by the coding sequence ATGGCCGATTTCGACCCCGAGAAGTTCGAGGACAAGTACGTCCACTACTTTCCGGAACTCCAGCAAGCGTACAAGAACGCGTTCAACCGGATGAACGACGAGTACGACTCGACGCTCGTCCACGCGATCGACCAGCAGGTGTTGAACGAGAGCGAACCGTTCTACGAGGAAAGCCCGGAGCAACGCTCCGTGGACGACTCGAGCGGCGACGAGCCACGAGAGCCCGACGGCGAGTTCCGGATCGACCTGCCCGACGACCCGTACGATCGTCTGACGGGCGTCGCCGTCGACCGCGAGGAGTTCGAAACGGTCCTCGAGATCCACGTCGAGGAGATCGAACACGAACTCCGGCGGATCTTCGGGTTCGAGTGA
- a CDS encoding heavy metal translocating P-type ATPase, with protein sequence MERRRAHLEITGMSCATCSGTVEDAVADLEGVEEASANFATDEGTVAYDPERVSLSEIYAAIDDAGFEAAAETRTITVMGMSCATCSGAVADAVEELPGVLRADVNFASDEARIAYNPVDASLGDVYAAIEGAGYEPVREDGDDGADDQRERAVQRELRRQRRLVVGGGLLTLPFVPMMIEMLYALAGASSPIPMAIAHPPGWLEFVLATLLMATLGKEFVVGAYRAFAHDRRANMDTLVAMGTSAGYVYSTAVLAGLVASEGLYFEAVAFILWFITLGNWLEVRSKARAGNALRELLEMEADEATVVRDGEERQVPLEEVRPGDVLKVRPGEKIPTDGVVVDGQSAVDESMLTGESVPVEKGADDEVVGATINENGVLLVEATNVGSETAIQQIVDRVKEAQSRQPEIQRLVDRVSAYFVPAVIVNAVVWALLWLAAPETLFAVSSWLGSWIPILEPVGGGPAVAVPGTDVGVPLVEFSVVVLASALLIACPCALGLATPAATMVGSTLAATNGVLFKGGDVLEQVRGIDTVVFDKTGTLTHGEMVLTDVEPVGEPIADGGAVAGDGDAATGPEPDRQEPLESFVLGAAATAESGSEHPIARAIVEAADERDVAVDTPTDFENVPGKGVRAETDRGTVLIGRRTLLEDNGVDTAPAEETLSQLESEGKTAMPVAVDGQLRGVLAVADEVRESARETVAELRDRGIDVVMLTGDNERTARAVAEDVGIDPENVRAEVLPEDKADHVDVLQAGDGPTAGGERETGGRRVMMVGDGVNDAPALTTAQVGVAIGSGTDVAIESADVTLMRDDPADVLKAVNISEATISKVRQNLFWAFVYNTTLLPIASLGLLNPALAALAMATSSVSVMTNSLAFAAYDPHEEYRPAITRPLAWLRR encoded by the coding sequence ATGGAACGGCGACGAGCGCACCTCGAGATCACGGGGATGTCGTGTGCGACGTGTTCGGGGACCGTCGAGGACGCCGTAGCGGACCTCGAGGGCGTCGAGGAGGCGAGTGCCAACTTCGCGACGGACGAGGGGACCGTCGCCTACGACCCGGAGCGGGTCTCGCTTTCTGAGATATACGCGGCCATCGACGACGCGGGCTTCGAGGCGGCCGCGGAGACGCGCACGATCACCGTGATGGGCATGTCGTGTGCGACGTGTTCGGGGGCCGTCGCCGACGCCGTCGAGGAACTTCCGGGCGTGCTCCGGGCGGACGTCAACTTCGCGTCGGACGAGGCACGGATCGCGTACAACCCGGTCGACGCCAGCCTCGGTGACGTGTACGCGGCGATCGAGGGCGCCGGCTACGAACCGGTTCGCGAGGACGGCGACGACGGGGCCGACGACCAGCGCGAGCGCGCCGTCCAACGGGAACTGCGCCGGCAGCGCCGCCTCGTGGTCGGCGGCGGGCTGCTCACGCTCCCGTTCGTCCCGATGATGATCGAGATGCTGTACGCGCTCGCCGGGGCCTCCTCGCCGATCCCGATGGCGATCGCCCACCCGCCGGGCTGGCTCGAGTTCGTCCTCGCAACGCTGCTCATGGCCACCCTCGGCAAGGAGTTCGTCGTCGGGGCCTACCGGGCGTTCGCCCACGACCGCCGGGCGAACATGGACACGCTCGTCGCGATGGGGACCAGCGCCGGTTACGTCTACAGCACGGCCGTCCTCGCCGGCCTCGTCGCGAGCGAGGGGCTGTACTTCGAGGCCGTCGCCTTCATCCTCTGGTTTATCACGCTCGGCAACTGGCTCGAGGTTCGCTCGAAGGCCCGTGCGGGCAACGCCCTCCGGGAGTTGCTCGAGATGGAAGCCGACGAGGCAACCGTCGTACGGGACGGTGAGGAACGGCAGGTCCCACTCGAGGAGGTCCGGCCCGGTGACGTGCTGAAGGTCCGGCCGGGCGAGAAGATTCCCACGGATGGCGTCGTCGTCGACGGCCAGAGCGCGGTCGACGAGTCGATGTTGACCGGCGAGTCCGTCCCCGTCGAGAAGGGTGCGGACGACGAGGTCGTCGGCGCGACGATCAACGAGAACGGCGTCTTGCTGGTCGAGGCGACCAACGTCGGGTCGGAGACGGCGATCCAGCAGATCGTCGACCGGGTCAAGGAGGCCCAGTCGCGCCAGCCCGAGATCCAGCGGCTGGTCGACCGCGTCAGCGCCTACTTCGTCCCCGCGGTGATCGTCAACGCGGTCGTCTGGGCGCTGCTCTGGCTGGCCGCACCCGAGACGCTGTTTGCGGTCTCCTCGTGGCTCGGCTCGTGGATTCCGATCCTCGAGCCCGTCGGCGGCGGACCCGCAGTCGCCGTCCCCGGCACCGACGTCGGCGTCCCACTCGTCGAGTTCAGCGTCGTCGTGCTCGCCTCGGCGCTGCTGATCGCCTGTCCCTGCGCGCTCGGGCTGGCGACTCCCGCAGCGACGATGGTCGGCTCGACGCTCGCGGCGACCAACGGCGTCCTGTTCAAGGGCGGCGACGTTTTAGAGCAGGTCCGGGGGATCGACACCGTCGTCTTCGACAAGACGGGGACGCTCACCCACGGCGAGATGGTCCTCACGGACGTCGAACCGGTCGGTGAGCCGATCGCAGACGGGGGTGCGGTCGCTGGCGACGGCGACGCGGCGACTGGCCCGGAACCTGACCGACAGGAACCGCTCGAGTCGTTCGTCCTCGGGGCGGCCGCAACCGCGGAATCCGGCTCCGAGCACCCGATCGCTCGCGCCATCGTCGAGGCGGCTGACGAGCGCGACGTCGCCGTCGACACGCCCACCGATTTCGAGAACGTCCCCGGCAAAGGCGTTCGCGCCGAGACCGACCGCGGGACGGTCCTGATCGGCCGACGGACGCTCCTCGAGGACAACGGCGTCGACACGGCTCCCGCCGAGGAGACCCTGAGCCAGCTCGAGAGCGAGGGGAAGACGGCGATGCCGGTTGCCGTGGACGGGCAGTTACGCGGCGTCCTCGCGGTCGCCGACGAGGTTCGCGAGAGCGCCCGCGAGACGGTCGCCGAACTCCGGGATCGCGGTATCGACGTCGTGATGCTCACCGGTGACAACGAGCGGACGGCTCGTGCGGTCGCCGAAGACGTCGGGATCGACCCAGAGAACGTGCGCGCGGAGGTGCTTCCGGAGGACAAGGCCGACCACGTCGATGTCCTGCAGGCTGGGGACGGTCCCACGGCAGGTGGCGAGCGCGAGACAGGGGGCCGCCGAGTGATGATGGTCGGCGACGGCGTCAACGACGCGCCGGCGCTCACCACCGCACAGGTCGGGGTCGCCATCGGCTCCGGGACCGACGTCGCCATCGAGAGCGCCGACGTCACCCTGATGCGAGACGACCCCGCAGACGTCCTCAAGGCCGTCAACATCTCGGAGGCCACCATCTCGAAGGTTCGCCAGAACCTCTTCTGGGCGTTCGTCTACAACACGACGCTGCTCCCCATCGCCTCGCTCGGCCTGCTGAATCCCGCACTGGCTGCACTCGCGATGGCCACCTCGAGCGTGAGCGTGATGACCAACAGCCTCGCGTTCGCGGCCTACGACCCACACGAGGAGTACCGGCCGGCCATCACCCGGCCGCTCGCGTGGCTCCGTCGCTGA
- a CDS encoding DHH family phosphoesterase: MTGPVPELEDRAAACADRLCEADRVLLASHIDADGLTSAAIAAQALERADLPFETVFEKQLDETAIAAIAETDYETVLFTDFGSGQLDVIGDYEDADAFTPVIADHHQPADRETEYHLNPLLFGIDGASELSGAGASYVLARALAEASDGTTTGVAADGGTAVESTESHPRADNRDLAALAVVGAVGDMQASGGELHGANANIVEEGVDAGVLETGTDLAIYGKQTRPLPKLLEYATDVHIPGISNDQAGALRFLEDLDLELKRDGEWRRWSGLTGEEKQVVASALVKRAVSRGVPAHKIDGLVGTSYTLAREPVGTELRDASEFSTLLNATARYERADVGLAVCLGNRDGALERARSLLRNHRRNLSAGIDLVTSEGVTNEEHLQWFHAEDRIRETIVGIVAGMALGNDGINRSKPIFAFATKTDDGAESGDEDPAEVKVSARGTHSLVRQGLDLSVVMSEASRVVGGDGGGHDVAAGATVPAGEESTFIERADEIVGEQLS; the protein is encoded by the coding sequence ATGACCGGGCCGGTACCCGAACTCGAAGACCGCGCCGCCGCCTGTGCCGACCGGCTGTGCGAGGCCGACCGCGTCCTGCTGGCCTCTCACATCGACGCCGACGGCCTCACGAGCGCCGCCATCGCCGCACAGGCGCTCGAGCGGGCGGACCTGCCCTTCGAGACGGTCTTCGAGAAACAACTCGACGAGACGGCGATCGCAGCCATCGCCGAGACAGACTACGAGACCGTCCTCTTCACCGACTTCGGGAGCGGCCAGCTCGACGTCATCGGCGACTACGAGGACGCGGACGCGTTCACGCCGGTAATCGCGGACCACCACCAGCCGGCCGACCGGGAGACCGAGTACCACCTCAATCCCCTCCTGTTCGGCATCGACGGTGCCTCCGAACTCTCCGGTGCCGGCGCGAGTTACGTCCTCGCGCGGGCGCTCGCCGAGGCATCAGATGGAACGACCACGGGCGTCGCCGCCGACGGCGGAACCGCGGTCGAATCCACCGAGAGCCACCCGCGAGCCGACAACCGCGACCTCGCCGCACTGGCCGTCGTCGGTGCCGTCGGCGACATGCAGGCCTCCGGCGGCGAACTCCACGGCGCGAACGCGAACATCGTCGAGGAAGGCGTCGACGCCGGTGTCCTCGAGACTGGCACCGACCTCGCGATCTACGGCAAACAGACCCGCCCGCTCCCGAAACTGCTCGAGTACGCCACCGACGTCCACATCCCCGGAATTTCGAACGACCAGGCCGGCGCGCTCCGATTTCTGGAGGACCTCGACCTCGAGTTGAAACGCGACGGCGAGTGGCGACGGTGGTCGGGGCTGACGGGCGAGGAAAAACAGGTCGTCGCCAGCGCGCTCGTCAAACGCGCCGTCTCCCGTGGCGTCCCCGCCCACAAGATCGACGGCCTCGTCGGGACGAGTTACACCCTCGCTCGAGAGCCCGTCGGAACCGAACTCCGGGACGCAAGCGAGTTCTCGACGCTACTCAACGCGACCGCCCGGTACGAACGCGCCGACGTCGGCCTCGCGGTCTGTCTGGGCAATCGGGACGGCGCGCTCGAGCGCGCCCGGAGTCTCCTGCGGAACCACCGGCGAAACCTCTCTGCGGGGATCGATCTCGTCACCAGCGAGGGCGTCACGAACGAGGAACACCTCCAGTGGTTCCACGCCGAAGATCGTATCCGTGAGACCATCGTCGGCATCGTCGCCGGGATGGCCCTCGGCAACGACGGCATCAACCGCTCGAAGCCAATCTTCGCGTTCGCGACCAAGACGGATGACGGAGCCGAAAGTGGAGACGAAGATCCAGCGGAAGTCAAGGTCTCGGCCCGCGGCACCCACAGCCTCGTCCGACAGGGACTGGATCTCTCGGTCGTGATGAGCGAGGCCTCCCGCGTCGTCGGCGGCGACGGCGGTGGCCACGACGTCGCTGCCGGGGCGACCGTCCCGGCAGGCGAGGAATCGACGTTCATCGAACGGGCCGACGAGATCGTCGGCGAACAACTCTCCTGA
- a CDS encoding ammonium transporter — protein sequence MIDPIVLEATASDLESLATGMNLMWALTVTFLIFFMHAGFAMLEAGQVRSKNVANQLTKNMLTWAVGIFVFFVIGMGISNNVGAALGGGESSPLTMFGEGSFDWAMWLFSAVFAMTAATIVSGAVAGRARLRAYVTYTFLLAAVIYPVVAAMVWYAPGGEPILASLGFADFAGGMVVHGVGGVAGLTAAWILGARMDKYNDDGSTNIIPGHSLTFAVLGTLILCFGWFGFNVGTAATVIDPGTFELADFDYVGSVAMVTALGMGLGALGASVVSILVNGKVDTLYVANGMLAGLVGVTGPTDLITPMGAIAIGFIAGAQLPLVFRFVEQTLKIDDVCAVFPVHGSAGMLGLILYPLWSINGAPIGDGLIAGGILSIEAAAFGPQIVGVAVITVWTVLATAAVWGALKLAGQARVTEDHERDGLDIAEHGVDTYPEFGGPDVATDGGSEPVIRTDGGTPPNDGELKMVTAIIRPDRLGAVKKALAETGAPSLTVTNVSGRGSQPAKKGQWRGEEYTVDLHQKVKIECVVADIPAEEVVDAIGEAANTGEPGDGKIFVVPVEGAYQVRTGKTGQDAV from the coding sequence ATGATCGATCCGATCGTACTCGAGGCCACCGCGTCGGACCTCGAGTCACTCGCCACCGGCATGAACCTGATGTGGGCGCTCACGGTGACGTTCCTCATCTTCTTCATGCACGCGGGCTTCGCGATGCTCGAGGCCGGGCAGGTCCGCTCGAAGAACGTCGCGAACCAGCTGACGAAGAACATGCTGACCTGGGCGGTCGGCATCTTCGTCTTCTTCGTCATCGGGATGGGAATTTCGAACAACGTCGGCGCGGCGCTCGGTGGGGGCGAGTCGAGTCCGCTGACGATGTTCGGCGAGGGCTCGTTCGACTGGGCGATGTGGCTCTTTAGCGCGGTGTTCGCGATGACCGCCGCCACGATCGTCTCCGGTGCCGTCGCCGGCCGTGCGAGACTGCGCGCGTACGTGACCTACACGTTCCTGCTCGCAGCGGTCATCTACCCGGTCGTCGCGGCGATGGTCTGGTACGCTCCAGGCGGCGAACCGATCCTCGCCAGTCTCGGCTTCGCCGACTTCGCGGGCGGGATGGTCGTCCACGGCGTCGGCGGCGTCGCCGGTCTCACCGCGGCCTGGATCCTCGGTGCCCGCATGGACAAGTACAACGACGACGGCAGTACGAACATCATCCCCGGTCACTCGCTGACGTTCGCCGTGCTCGGGACGCTGATCCTCTGTTTCGGCTGGTTCGGCTTCAACGTCGGCACGGCCGCCACGGTGATCGATCCCGGAACGTTCGAACTCGCCGACTTCGACTACGTCGGCAGCGTCGCGATGGTCACCGCCCTCGGGATGGGCCTTGGCGCACTCGGTGCCTCGGTTGTCTCCATCCTCGTCAACGGCAAGGTCGACACCCTCTACGTCGCAAACGGCATGCTCGCCGGCCTCGTCGGCGTCACCGGTCCGACTGACCTCATCACGCCGATGGGTGCGATCGCCATCGGGTTCATCGCCGGCGCACAGCTCCCGCTCGTGTTCCGGTTCGTCGAACAGACGCTCAAGATCGACGACGTCTGTGCCGTCTTCCCGGTCCACGGCTCCGCCGGGATGCTCGGCCTGATCCTCTACCCGCTCTGGTCGATCAACGGCGCCCCGATCGGTGACGGCCTGATCGCCGGCGGCATCCTCTCGATCGAAGCCGCCGCCTTCGGCCCACAGATCGTCGGCGTCGCCGTCATCACGGTCTGGACCGTACTCGCGACCGCCGCCGTCTGGGGCGCGCTCAAACTGGCCGGCCAGGCTCGAGTCACGGAAGATCACGAGCGTGACGGCCTCGACATCGCCGAACACGGCGTCGACACCTACCCCGAGTTCGGTGGGCCGGACGTCGCGACCGACGGCGGCAGCGAGCCCGTCATCCGCACTGACGGCGGGACCCCGCCGAACGACGGCGAGCTCAAGATGGTTACCGCGATCATCCGTCCAGATCGCCTCGGTGCGGTGAAGAAGGCCCTCGCAGAGACCGGCGCGCCCTCGCTGACGGTCACCAACGTCTCCGGTCGCGGCTCTCAGCCCGCGAAGAAAGGCCAGTGGCGCGGCGAGGAGTACACGGTCGACCTCCACCAGAAGGTCAAGATCGAGTGCGTCGTCGCCGACATTCCAGCCGAGGAGGTCGTCGACGCCATCGGCGAGGCCGCCAACACCGGCGAACCCGGCGACGGCAAGATCTTCGTGGTCCCCGTCGAGGGCGCCTACCAGGTCCGCACCGGAAAGACCGGGCAGGACGCCGTCTGA
- the cobA gene encoding uroporphyrinogen-III C-methyltransferase → MPGTDREPVPESESDLEVELEFESEPEPGTVYLVGSGPGDPELLTCKARRLIEQADFVLHDKLPGPKIIDLLPDDRRQDVGKRAHGDRTPQWEINERLVELAREEKSVVRLKGGDSFVFGRGGEEAAYLADHDVPFEVVPAVTSAISAPAVAGIPVTHRDHASSVSFVTGHEDPTKEESTVNWEALAETGGTIVVLMGVTRLPQYAEALIDGGMAADTPVALVERATWPGQQVATGTLETIVDERDRVGIEPPAVTVIGDVAGTRADVVAFLRNDYGPALEGPAND, encoded by the coding sequence ATGCCAGGAACCGATCGCGAGCCAGTGCCGGAGTCCGAATCCGACCTCGAGGTCGAACTCGAGTTCGAATCCGAGCCCGAACCCGGGACCGTCTACCTCGTCGGCAGCGGCCCCGGCGACCCCGAACTGCTGACCTGCAAGGCCAGACGGCTGATCGAGCAGGCCGACTTCGTCCTGCACGACAAACTGCCGGGCCCGAAGATCATCGACCTCCTGCCGGACGATCGCCGTCAGGACGTCGGCAAGCGCGCCCACGGCGACCGGACCCCGCAGTGGGAGATCAACGAACGGCTGGTCGAACTCGCCCGCGAGGAGAAAAGCGTCGTCCGACTCAAGGGCGGCGACTCGTTCGTCTTCGGCCGCGGCGGCGAAGAGGCCGCCTACCTCGCCGATCACGACGTGCCGTTCGAGGTCGTCCCCGCGGTCACCTCCGCGATCTCCGCCCCCGCCGTCGCTGGCATCCCGGTCACCCACCGCGATCACGCCTCCTCCGTCTCGTTCGTCACCGGCCACGAGGATCCCACCAAGGAGGAGTCGACCGTCAACTGGGAGGCCCTCGCCGAGACCGGCGGCACCATCGTCGTCCTGATGGGCGTCACCCGCCTCCCACAGTACGCCGAGGCACTGATCGACGGCGGTATGGCCGCCGACACCCCCGTCGCCCTCGTCGAACGCGCCACGTGGCCCGGCCAGCAGGTCGCCACCGGCACCCTCGAGACCATCGTCGACGAACGCGACCGGGTCGGCATCGAACCGCCCGCAGTCACGGTGATCGGCGACGTCGCCGGCACCCGCGCGGACGTCGTCGCGTTCCTCCGCAACGACTACGGCCCCGCGCTCGAAGGGCCAGCCAATGACTGA
- the hemC gene encoding hydroxymethylbilane synthase, which yields MRTRGTFRLATRGSTLARRQATTVKEALEDRHYEVELVTVETTGDQIQDELIHRLGKTGAFVRELDERVLSGDLDGAIHSMKDMPTEQPDDLVTAAVPERGAPGDALVTPDGSNLEDLPEGATVGTSSLRRRAQLLAERPDLEVEPLRGNVDTRLEKLLAPSLQAEHQERSEADKERKGNTGNEDFEPEYDQTVEEWFDDRSELEKQALGREVETEYDAIVLAEAGLERSGLGQYVDYQRLPTDTFVPAPGQGALAVTAVDGESAQELQSAIDFPRTRVETTVERTLLAELGGGCIAPIGIFAVLQGEYVHASVTVFDRDGEESVIASRDLPVETHAAAAREFASDLADRGAAELIERAERDADSAVSGEDKPTGK from the coding sequence ATGAGAACGCGTGGGACGTTTCGGCTGGCGACGCGGGGGTCGACGCTCGCCCGGCGGCAGGCGACGACAGTCAAAGAGGCCCTCGAGGACCGCCATTACGAGGTCGAACTCGTCACGGTCGAGACGACTGGGGACCAGATTCAGGACGAACTCATCCACCGCCTCGGGAAGACGGGGGCGTTCGTCCGCGAACTCGACGAGCGCGTCCTGTCGGGCGACCTCGACGGCGCGATCCACTCGATGAAGGACATGCCGACCGAACAGCCCGACGACCTCGTGACCGCCGCCGTCCCCGAACGCGGCGCGCCGGGGGACGCCCTCGTGACGCCCGACGGCTCGAACCTCGAGGACCTCCCCGAGGGAGCGACCGTCGGCACCTCGAGCCTGCGACGACGCGCACAGTTGCTCGCCGAGCGCCCCGACCTCGAGGTCGAACCCCTGCGCGGGAACGTCGACACGCGACTCGAGAAACTGCTCGCGCCCAGCCTGCAGGCAGAACATCAGGAACGCAGCGAGGCAGATAAAGAACGGAAGGGGAACACTGGAAACGAGGACTTTGAACCCGAGTACGACCAGACCGTCGAGGAGTGGTTCGACGACCGCTCGGAACTCGAGAAGCAGGCCCTCGGTCGCGAGGTGGAGACCGAATACGACGCGATCGTTCTCGCCGAGGCGGGCCTCGAGCGCAGCGGGCTGGGCCAGTACGTCGACTACCAGCGGCTCCCGACCGACACGTTCGTTCCCGCGCCCGGGCAAGGAGCGCTGGCAGTGACCGCCGTGGACGGAGAGTCCGCCCAGGAGCTCCAGTCGGCGATCGATTTCCCACGAACCCGGGTCGAGACGACCGTCGAACGGACGCTTCTCGCCGAACTCGGCGGCGGCTGTATCGCTCCGATCGGCATCTTCGCCGTGCTCCAGGGAGAGTACGTCCACGCCAGCGTGACCGTCTTCGACCGTGACGGCGAGGAGTCGGTGATCGCGAGCCGCGACCTCCCCGTCGAAACTCACGCCGCGGCCGCCCGCGAGTTCGCCAGCGACCTCGCCGACCGTGGTGCTGCAGAACTGATCGAACGCGCAGAACGCGACGCGGATTCTGCCGTCTCCGGGGAAGATAAACCAACGGGGAAGTAG
- the hemL gene encoding glutamate-1-semialdehyde 2,1-aminomutase, whose product MNHENSRELYDRALSVLPGGVNSAVRAAIEPYPFFVQKGDGGHVVDADGNRYVDWVMGLGPLLLGHDLPQPVQSSIQQKASEGPMYGMPTEVEVDLAEFVVRHVPSVEKIRFVNSGTEATTSAVRLARGYTGRNKIVINQGGYHGAQESTLVEGDADNPAPSSAGVPQAFAEHTLPVPFNDQEAVTEVFEEHGDDIAAVLTEPILGNYGIVHPEDGYHDFLREITEEHGSLLIFDEVITGFRVGGLGCAQSEVGVTPDLTTFGKIVGGGFPVGAIGGRAELVEQFAPSGPVFQAGTFSGHPVTMAAGLETLQFAAENDVYGHVGDLGDRLRDGLADIVADQAPEYTVAGTDSMFKVIFTRDGEAPTNGADVKNAETDRWRRVFWGQMKDEGILLSQNQFECQFVSYGHTDEDVERTLEAYKEAL is encoded by the coding sequence ATGAACCACGAGAACTCACGCGAGCTGTACGACAGGGCGCTGTCGGTGCTCCCCGGTGGCGTCAACTCGGCCGTTCGCGCGGCGATCGAGCCATACCCGTTCTTCGTCCAGAAAGGAGACGGCGGCCACGTCGTCGACGCCGACGGGAACCGCTACGTCGACTGGGTGATGGGGCTCGGTCCCCTGTTGCTCGGGCACGACCTGCCACAGCCCGTCCAGTCGAGCATCCAGCAGAAAGCCAGTGAGGGGCCGATGTACGGCATGCCGACGGAGGTCGAGGTCGACCTCGCGGAGTTCGTCGTCCGGCACGTCCCGAGCGTCGAGAAGATCCGGTTCGTCAACTCCGGCACCGAGGCGACCACCTCGGCGGTCCGACTCGCCCGGGGCTACACCGGCAGGAACAAGATCGTCATCAACCAGGGCGGCTACCACGGTGCCCAGGAGTCGACACTCGTCGAGGGCGACGCCGACAATCCGGCACCGTCCTCCGCGGGCGTCCCGCAGGCTTTCGCCGAGCACACCCTCCCGGTCCCGTTCAACGACCAGGAGGCGGTGACAGAGGTGTTCGAGGAACACGGTGACGACATCGCTGCCGTCCTCACCGAACCCATCCTCGGCAACTACGGCATCGTCCACCCCGAAGACGGCTACCACGACTTTTTGCGGGAAATCACCGAGGAACACGGCTCGCTGCTGATCTTCGACGAGGTCATCACGGGCTTCCGCGTCGGCGGCCTCGGCTGCGCCCAGAGCGAGGTCGGCGTTACGCCCGACCTCACCACCTTCGGCAAGATCGTCGGCGGCGGCTTCCCCGTCGGCGCCATCGGCGGCCGCGCCGAACTCGTCGAACAGTTCGCCCCCTCCGGCCCCGTCTTCCAGGCCGGCACCTTCTCCGGCCACCCCGTCACGATGGCCGCCGGCCTCGAGACCCTGCAGTTCGCCGCCGAAAACGACGTCTACGGCCACGTCGGCGACCTCGGCGACCGCCTCCGGGACGGCCTCGCGGACATCGTCGCCGATCAGGCCCCGGAGTACACCGTCGCCGGCACCGACAGCATGTTCAAGGTCATCTTCACCCGCGACGGCGAGGCACCCACGAACGGCGCCGACGTGAAAAACGCCGAGACCGACCGCTGGCGACGGGTCTTCTGGGGACAGATGAAAGACGAGGGCATCCTCCTCTCTCAGAACCAGTTCGAGTGCCAGTTCGTCAGCTACGGCCACACCGACGAAGACGTCGAGCGAACGCTCGAGGCGTACAAAGAAGCACTCTGA
- a CDS encoding NifU family protein, whose translation MSTDAQQGDDLEERVTNFLRRNFPQIQMHGGSAAIQDIDRESGEVTIALGGACSGCGISPMTIQAIKSRMVKEIPEIETVNAHTGMDGGGGDMGGGMSPSFPGETVDDDGEDDEGPEAPF comes from the coding sequence ATGAGCACCGATGCACAACAGGGAGACGACTTGGAGGAGCGAGTGACGAACTTCCTTCGGCGGAACTTCCCCCAGATCCAGATGCACGGCGGCAGTGCGGCAATCCAGGACATCGACCGCGAGAGCGGCGAGGTCACGATCGCTCTCGGCGGTGCCTGCAGTGGCTGTGGCATCTCCCCGATGACGATCCAGGCGATCAAGAGCCGGATGGTCAAGGAGATCCCCGAAATCGAGACGGTCAACGCCCACACCGGCATGGACGGCGGTGGCGGTGACATGGGTGGCGGCATGAGCCCGTCGTTCCCCGGTGAAACCGTCGATGACGACGGCGAAGACGACGAAGGTCCCGAAGCACCGTTCTAA